In one window of Rathayibacter caricis DSM 15933 DNA:
- a CDS encoding bleomycin resistance protein, producing MSSDDPDLVPELLVGDLERSLAFWCGPCGFSVRYSRPEVGFAYLVRGGSHVMLDRIGAGRDWITGALERPLGRGLNLQIRVDDADAVAVALREAGIALFLEPETRWYRTGERAAGVRQLLVVDPDGYLLRFQSPLGSRPAPA from the coding sequence GTGAGCTCCGACGACCCCGACCTCGTGCCCGAGCTGCTGGTCGGGGATCTCGAGCGCAGCCTGGCCTTCTGGTGCGGCCCCTGCGGCTTCTCCGTCCGCTACTCCCGCCCCGAGGTGGGGTTCGCCTACCTCGTCCGCGGCGGCTCCCACGTCATGCTCGACCGCATCGGCGCGGGGCGTGACTGGATCACGGGCGCGCTCGAGCGTCCGCTCGGTCGCGGCCTGAACCTGCAGATCCGCGTCGACGACGCCGACGCCGTGGCGGTGGCGCTCCGGGAGGCGGGCATCGCGCTCTTCCTCGAGCCCGAGACGCGCTGGTACCGGACGGGGGAGCGGGCTGCCGGCGTCCGCCAGCTGCTGGTCGTCGACCCCGACGGCTACCTCCTCCGCTTCCAGTCCCCGCTCGGATCGCGTCCGGCTCCGGCCTGA
- a CDS encoding DEAD/DEAH box helicase → MATSPESGDPREASALQLSSTTTSPGQVTSGEAGYRSGNVADPVWQSWRDELAKVGGPSPLLHFVDSPRTRIELSTTHPGGLPPFISGKTTLLSSLIRDELALRTAKNAAAAITDKGIELRSVRGIEGVHLAIGLAQWRAGETEFTAPVLLRPLAIRRYGRDFELKLKGQPFFNPQLARALKQQFGITVDPEQFVELAVQSGVFKPQPVIDQLRGLTSHLPWFAVHPRLVVSSFADVAGDMLRDARMLEHPVLDAVAGNPAAKRSLQQSQKVASIIPQDERPPATDNLLLDADAEQEQVIANIAAGNSLVVKTLPGTGGTQTIVNAIGALAAQHKRVLVVGARRSSLDSIHQRLVSAGLGGIAVGPRTLRRDLIQSIGRNEKAARPFVSEIDDALLRLRKVLLDYRGALSRRDDSFGVSALQALEELARLSQLRTPPSTTARLERRAVTALAHSRPEATRMLIESARLGEFRYGPGDSPWYGAHFDSTSEAEAAHELAKRLHLRDLPRLLDRAQDVIGQTRMRPFESVAELGIYLRLLQDVRETLDKFQPAVFDRSIQDLIVATSPRRDAAEMSSTNRRRLKKLAREYMRPGAHVTDLNASLRRVQQQRTLWQRYAVAGTVPEVPVGVADVQVAYQQVADDLGRLDEPLGRRGTNVQLASLPLAELASMVSGLAEDSEVLANLQERTTLLSTLREWGLDPLLADLSRRHVPAELVAIELDLAWWRSALEIMLTDERALLGGNTSVLDRLEADFKLVDEAHAASSAELLAWKLSETWKIGLVDWPQERDALRALLRTEAATTPQELQKAAPHLSRVLAPAWLVSPYEVHRIGTETTFDTVFLVDAGATTLAENVGAIRRAKQVVAFGDPVTQTPTPFGLRVDESVEFGSTATRTDVEALHAQSALARLGELLNTVTLTRSYRAGGEDLAELVNRRFYGGRIDSLPWAGSFLGHDSLRFHYIASGHGMPENDSGAVESVDAEVAKVVELVLEHAVIRPRESLMVITASPRHAVRVQQAVLTAFAKRTDLNDFILGDRPEPFTVVTLEQSVAQSRDRVIFSIGYGRTPHGRLLSNFGALAEAGGERLLAVGMTRARRSMDIVSCFRPGDIDESRMRHGMVALAQVLQEAEDRVQPSDRDDYSEPMLVDLAARLERRGLRVNIGHKGKLALVAAHGTRAVVVETDRDVSTQSLRVSLRLRPELLRRLGWHYLRVHNFELFADPEAVAARVAGLIGGPADEAPAPEPETPAPAVVATAAPAPVSSETQPIEIQPRDDA, encoded by the coding sequence GTGGCGACCTCACCCGAATCCGGTGACCCGCGGGAGGCGTCCGCTCTCCAGCTCTCCTCCACCACCACGTCCCCCGGACAGGTGACCAGTGGTGAGGCGGGCTACCGCAGCGGCAACGTCGCGGATCCGGTGTGGCAGTCGTGGCGTGACGAGCTGGCGAAGGTGGGCGGCCCGTCGCCTCTCCTGCACTTCGTCGACTCGCCCCGGACGCGGATCGAGCTGTCGACCACCCATCCGGGCGGCCTCCCTCCCTTCATCTCCGGCAAGACGACCCTCCTCTCCTCGCTCATCCGCGACGAGCTCGCCCTGCGGACCGCGAAGAACGCGGCCGCGGCGATCACCGACAAGGGCATCGAGCTGCGCTCGGTCCGCGGCATCGAGGGCGTCCACCTCGCGATCGGGCTGGCGCAGTGGCGCGCGGGCGAGACCGAGTTCACCGCTCCCGTCCTGCTGCGTCCGCTCGCGATCCGGCGCTACGGCCGCGACTTCGAGCTCAAGCTCAAGGGTCAGCCGTTCTTCAACCCTCAGCTCGCGCGCGCCCTCAAGCAGCAGTTCGGGATCACCGTCGATCCCGAGCAGTTCGTCGAGCTCGCCGTGCAGAGCGGCGTCTTCAAGCCGCAGCCGGTCATCGACCAGCTCCGCGGACTGACCTCGCACCTGCCCTGGTTCGCCGTGCACCCCCGCCTCGTGGTCTCGAGCTTCGCCGATGTGGCGGGCGACATGCTCCGGGACGCCCGGATGCTCGAGCACCCGGTGCTGGACGCGGTGGCCGGCAACCCCGCCGCCAAGCGCTCGCTCCAGCAGTCGCAGAAGGTCGCCTCGATCATCCCGCAGGACGAGCGTCCGCCCGCGACCGACAACCTCCTGCTCGACGCCGATGCCGAGCAGGAGCAGGTCATCGCGAACATCGCGGCCGGCAACTCCCTCGTCGTCAAGACTCTGCCGGGCACCGGCGGCACCCAGACGATCGTCAACGCGATCGGCGCCCTCGCCGCGCAGCACAAGCGGGTGCTCGTGGTGGGCGCCCGCCGCTCGAGCCTCGACAGCATCCACCAGCGGCTCGTCTCGGCCGGACTCGGCGGCATCGCCGTGGGCCCGCGCACGCTGCGCCGCGACCTCATCCAGTCGATCGGCCGCAACGAGAAGGCCGCGCGCCCCTTCGTGAGCGAGATCGACGACGCCCTGCTGCGCCTGCGCAAGGTGCTCCTCGACTACCGCGGCGCGCTCTCGCGCCGCGACGACAGCTTCGGCGTCTCGGCGCTGCAGGCCCTCGAGGAGCTCGCGCGCCTGTCGCAGCTGCGCACTCCTCCGTCGACCACCGCGCGCCTCGAGCGCCGTGCCGTGACCGCTCTGGCGCACAGCCGCCCCGAGGCCACGCGCATGCTGATCGAGTCGGCCCGGCTGGGGGAGTTCCGCTACGGTCCGGGCGACTCGCCGTGGTACGGCGCGCACTTCGATTCGACCAGCGAGGCGGAGGCGGCGCACGAGCTCGCCAAGCGGCTTCACCTGCGCGATCTGCCTCGACTGCTCGACCGCGCCCAGGACGTCATCGGCCAGACCCGGATGCGCCCGTTCGAGTCGGTCGCCGAGCTCGGCATCTACCTGCGCCTGCTCCAGGACGTCCGCGAGACCCTCGACAAGTTCCAGCCGGCCGTCTTCGACCGGTCGATCCAGGACCTCATCGTGGCGACCTCGCCGCGTCGGGACGCCGCCGAGATGTCCTCGACGAACCGACGACGCCTGAAGAAGCTCGCCCGCGAGTACATGCGGCCCGGCGCGCACGTCACCGATCTCAACGCCTCGCTGCGCCGCGTGCAGCAGCAGCGCACCCTCTGGCAGCGCTACGCCGTCGCCGGCACGGTGCCCGAGGTGCCCGTCGGCGTCGCCGACGTGCAGGTCGCGTACCAGCAGGTCGCCGACGACCTGGGCCGACTCGACGAGCCGCTCGGCCGTCGCGGCACCAACGTCCAGCTCGCCTCGCTCCCGCTGGCCGAGCTCGCCTCGATGGTCTCCGGGCTCGCCGAGGACAGCGAGGTCCTGGCCAACCTGCAGGAGCGCACCACGCTGCTCTCGACGCTGCGCGAGTGGGGCCTGGATCCGCTGCTCGCCGACCTCTCGCGCCGCCACGTGCCCGCCGAGCTGGTCGCGATCGAGCTCGACCTCGCCTGGTGGCGCTCGGCCCTCGAGATCATGCTGACCGACGAGCGCGCGCTGCTCGGCGGGAACACCTCCGTTCTCGACCGCCTCGAGGCCGACTTCAAGCTCGTCGACGAGGCGCACGCCGCCTCCAGCGCCGAGCTGCTGGCCTGGAAGCTGTCCGAGACCTGGAAGATCGGCCTCGTCGACTGGCCGCAGGAGCGCGACGCCCTGCGCGCGTTGCTGCGCACCGAGGCGGCGACGACTCCGCAGGAGCTGCAGAAGGCGGCTCCGCACCTGTCGCGCGTGCTCGCTCCGGCGTGGCTCGTGTCGCCCTACGAGGTGCACCGCATCGGCACCGAGACCACGTTCGACACGGTCTTCCTCGTCGACGCCGGTGCCACGACCCTCGCCGAGAACGTCGGAGCGATCCGCCGCGCGAAGCAGGTCGTCGCGTTCGGCGATCCGGTGACGCAGACGCCCACTCCGTTCGGCCTGCGCGTCGACGAGTCGGTCGAGTTCGGCAGCACCGCGACCCGCACCGACGTCGAGGCCCTGCACGCGCAGTCGGCGCTCGCGCGACTGGGCGAGCTGCTCAACACGGTCACGCTGACCCGGAGCTACCGGGCCGGCGGCGAGGACCTCGCCGAGCTGGTCAACCGCCGCTTCTACGGCGGCCGGATCGACTCCCTGCCCTGGGCAGGATCCTTCCTCGGCCACGACTCGCTCCGCTTCCACTACATCGCGAGCGGTCACGGCATGCCCGAGAACGACTCCGGAGCGGTCGAGTCCGTCGACGCCGAGGTCGCGAAGGTCGTCGAGCTGGTCCTCGAGCACGCGGTCATCCGCCCGCGCGAGTCGCTCATGGTGATCACCGCGAGCCCGCGTCACGCCGTGCGCGTGCAGCAGGCCGTCCTCACCGCGTTCGCCAAGCGCACCGACCTGAACGACTTCATCCTCGGCGACCGACCCGAGCCGTTCACCGTCGTGACCCTCGAGCAGTCGGTCGCGCAGAGCCGCGACCGGGTCATCTTCTCGATCGGCTACGGCCGCACTCCGCACGGACGGCTGCTGTCGAACTTCGGCGCGCTGGCCGAGGCGGGCGGCGAGCGGCTGCTCGCGGTCGGCATGACCAGGGCCCGTCGCTCGATGGACATCGTCTCGTGCTTCCGGCCCGGCGACATCGACGAGTCGCGGATGCGGCACGGCATGGTGGCGCTCGCGCAGGTGCTGCAGGAGGCGGAGGACCGCGTCCAGCCGAGCGACCGCGACGACTACTCCGAGCCGATGCTGGTCGATCTGGCCGCACGCCTCGAGCGCCGCGGGCTGAGGGTGAACATCGGGCACAAGGGCAAGCTGGCGCTGGTGGCCGCGCACGGGACGCGGGCCGTCGTGGTCGAGACCGACCGCGACGTCAGCACGCAGAGCCTCCGGGTCTCGCTGCGGCTGCGTCCGGAGCTGCTGCGCCGTCTCGGCTGGCACTACCTGCGCGTGCACAACTTCGAGCTGTTTGCCGACCCCGAGGCCGTGGCCGCACGGGTCGCAGGGCTGATCGGGGGTCCGGCCGACGAGGCTCCGGCACCCGAGCCCGAGACGCCGGCTCCCGCGGTCGTCGCGACGGCGGCGCCGGCGCCCGTGTCGAGCGAGACCCAGCCGATCGAGATCCAGCCGCGCGACGACGCGTGA
- the mscL gene encoding large conductance mechanosensitive channel protein MscL translates to MAVAVVIGAAFTTIVNAIVTGIFNPLIGVIFDASSLDSLVWQIRPAGNGQDASVLAWGSVLSALIQFVIVAFVLYFAFVLPINHLKNAAFKKKMDDAPAAEDKAPTELELLADIRDLLANGGTATTANSGKHVD, encoded by the coding sequence TTGGCTGTCGCCGTGGTCATCGGCGCGGCGTTCACCACCATCGTCAACGCGATCGTGACGGGCATCTTCAACCCGCTCATCGGAGTGATTTTCGACGCGTCGTCGCTGGACTCGCTGGTCTGGCAGATCCGTCCCGCCGGTAATGGCCAGGACGCGTCGGTCCTGGCGTGGGGTTCGGTCCTCTCGGCCCTCATCCAGTTCGTGATCGTCGCGTTCGTGCTGTACTTCGCCTTCGTCCTGCCGATCAACCATCTCAAGAACGCGGCGTTCAAGAAGAAGATGGACGACGCTCCCGCTGCCGAGGACAAGGCGCCGACCGAGCTCGAGCTCCTCGCCGACATCCGCGACCTGCTCGCCAACGGCGGCACCGCCACGACCGCCAACTCGGGCAAGCACGTCGACTGA
- a CDS encoding 5-formyltetrahydrofolate cyclo-ligase: MPADTTHEKRALRAELRERRRTQTTTAREQATARITEHLIDLVTRHGAGSIACYLSAPDEPSTRPFLGWAESHGIRVLFPISRQDGLLDWAVGDGHTETQGLFGMPEPVGALLGPIAINDVDLIIVPAASVDRTGMRMGWGRGYFDKTLGSMEKCPPVYAVVFDSELVDHVPSEVHDQAVDGVVTPSGVLDIAR; encoded by the coding sequence ATGCCAGCCGACACCACTCACGAGAAGCGGGCGCTGCGCGCCGAGCTGCGCGAGCGCCGACGCACGCAGACGACCACCGCTCGCGAGCAGGCCACGGCCCGCATCACGGAGCACCTCATCGACCTGGTCACCCGTCACGGCGCCGGGTCGATCGCGTGCTACCTGTCGGCGCCCGACGAGCCGAGCACCCGCCCGTTCCTCGGCTGGGCCGAGAGCCACGGCATCCGGGTCCTCTTCCCCATCTCCCGCCAGGACGGGCTCCTCGACTGGGCCGTCGGCGACGGGCACACCGAGACGCAGGGCCTGTTCGGGATGCCGGAGCCGGTCGGCGCCCTCCTCGGACCGATCGCGATCAACGACGTCGACCTGATCATCGTCCCGGCCGCCTCCGTCGACCGGACGGGCATGCGGATGGGCTGGGGCCGCGGCTACTTCGACAAGACCCTCGGCTCGATGGAGAAGTGCCCGCCGGTCTACGCGGTCGTCTTCGACAGCGAGCTCGTCGACCACGTGCCCAGCGAGGTGCACGACCAGGCCGTCGACGGCGTTGTGACGCCCTCGGGCGTCCTCGACATCGCGCGCTGA
- the galU gene encoding UTP--glucose-1-phosphate uridylyltransferase GalU — MGTRIRKAVIPAAGLGTRFLPATKAIPKEMLPVVDKPAIQYVVEEAADAGLQDVLVIIGRNKNALANHFDSVPELELNLSKKADDAKLAHVKYASDLADVHFVRQGEPKGLGHAVSRAQRHVGDEPFAVLLGDDLIDARDPLLTRMIDVAEQRDTTVVALLEVDPDQIHLYGCAAVEATDEDDVVRITGLVEKPSKEDAPSNLAIIGRYVLKPDVFGVLEETQPGKGGEIQLTDALERMAQDPAEFGGVYGVVFRGRRYDTGDKLDYIKAIVQLASDRPDLGEDLKPWLKDFVSTL; from the coding sequence ATGGGCACTCGTATCCGCAAAGCCGTCATCCCTGCCGCCGGTCTCGGCACCCGCTTCCTGCCGGCGACCAAGGCCATCCCCAAGGAGATGCTGCCGGTCGTCGACAAGCCGGCGATCCAGTACGTGGTGGAGGAAGCGGCGGACGCCGGTCTCCAGGACGTCCTCGTCATCATCGGGCGCAACAAGAACGCGCTCGCCAACCACTTCGACTCGGTCCCCGAGCTCGAGCTCAACCTCAGCAAGAAGGCCGACGACGCCAAGCTGGCCCACGTCAAGTACGCGAGCGACCTGGCCGACGTGCACTTCGTCCGCCAGGGCGAGCCGAAGGGCCTCGGCCACGCCGTCTCCCGCGCGCAGCGCCACGTGGGTGACGAGCCCTTCGCCGTCCTCCTGGGCGACGACCTCATCGACGCCCGCGACCCCCTCCTGACCCGCATGATCGACGTCGCCGAGCAGCGCGACACGACCGTCGTGGCACTGCTCGAGGTCGATCCCGACCAGATCCACCTGTACGGCTGCGCTGCGGTCGAGGCCACCGACGAGGACGACGTGGTGCGCATCACCGGTCTCGTCGAGAAGCCCTCGAAGGAGGACGCGCCCTCCAACCTCGCGATCATCGGCCGCTACGTCCTCAAGCCGGACGTGTTCGGCGTGCTCGAGGAGACCCAGCCCGGCAAGGGCGGCGAGATCCAGCTGACCGACGCGCTCGAGCGCATGGCGCAGGACCCGGCCGAGTTCGGCGGAGTCTACGGCGTCGTGTTCCGCGGACGCCGCTACGACACGGGCGACAAGCTCGACTACATCAAGGCGATCGTGCAGCTCGCGTCCGACCGTCCCGACCTGGGCGAGGACCTCAAGCCGTGGCTGAAGGACTTCGTCAGCACGCTCTGA
- a CDS encoding GNAT family N-acetyltransferase, producing the protein MPLPVPTLSEGRVTIRPIRVRDARPLERELIANRAWLRQWEASDPRGGAAFDVRASIRSLQQNARAGGGVPFLIEWDGELAGQLNISNIGYGSLSSGSIGYWVAERFAGRSITPIAVALATDHAFLDLGLHRMEICIRPENRPSLRVVEKLGYRYEGLRRRFIHINGDWRDHFCFALVAEEVPRGVLRRYLDGQVPHDVGTPSEADQRASHRSGLSGPPDGAGIPRTGSRLLGDPRGHTYP; encoded by the coding sequence ATGCCGCTGCCAGTCCCGACACTCTCCGAGGGTCGAGTCACCATCCGCCCGATCCGGGTCCGCGACGCCCGCCCCCTCGAGCGCGAGCTGATCGCCAACCGGGCCTGGCTGCGGCAGTGGGAGGCGTCCGATCCCCGCGGCGGCGCCGCGTTCGACGTGCGTGCGAGCATCCGCTCGCTGCAGCAGAACGCCCGCGCCGGGGGAGGGGTCCCGTTCCTGATCGAGTGGGACGGCGAGCTCGCCGGGCAGCTGAACATCTCGAACATCGGCTACGGCTCGCTCTCGTCGGGATCGATCGGCTACTGGGTGGCCGAGCGGTTCGCCGGCCGCAGCATCACTCCGATCGCCGTCGCCCTCGCGACCGACCACGCGTTCCTCGATCTGGGTCTGCACCGGATGGAGATCTGCATCCGGCCCGAGAACCGCCCGAGCCTGCGCGTGGTCGAGAAGCTCGGCTACCGCTACGAGGGCCTCCGGCGCCGGTTCATCCACATCAACGGCGACTGGCGCGACCACTTCTGCTTCGCCCTCGTGGCGGAGGAGGTGCCGCGCGGCGTCCTGCGCCGCTACCTCGACGGCCAGGTGCCGCACGACGTGGGCACTCCGAGCGAGGCCGACCAGCGCGCGTCGCACCGCTCGGGTCTCTCCGGACCGCCGGACGGCGCGGGGATCCCCCGGACGGGGAGCCGCCTTCTCGGCGATCCGCGCGGACACACCTACCCGTAA
- a CDS encoding pyridoxamine 5'-phosphate oxidase family protein, which translates to MSILSPDGLEFVTERHLATLSTPGRGGRLHVVAVGFTYEDGVVRVITSRESQKVLNVRRGGTATVGQVDGIRWLSLGGPASIEEEPDAVAHAVDLYSRRYRVPRENPLRVAIRIDVDFALGSSGLRAE; encoded by the coding sequence ATGAGCATCCTCAGCCCCGACGGCCTCGAGTTCGTGACCGAGCGGCACCTGGCCACCCTCTCCACTCCGGGTCGCGGCGGCCGCCTCCACGTCGTCGCCGTCGGGTTCACCTACGAGGACGGCGTCGTGCGCGTGATCACCTCGCGCGAGAGCCAGAAGGTGCTGAACGTGCGCCGCGGAGGCACCGCGACGGTCGGTCAGGTCGACGGCATCCGCTGGTTGAGCCTGGGCGGACCCGCCTCGATCGAGGAGGAGCCCGACGCGGTCGCGCACGCCGTCGACCTCTACTCGCGCCGCTACCGCGTTCCGCGCGAGAACCCGCTCCGGGTCGCGATCCGCATCGACGTCGACTTCGCGCTCGGCTCCTCGGGCCTGCGAGCCGAGTAG
- a CDS encoding acetyl-CoA C-acyltransferase codes for MAADNLVPVILGGARTPFARFGGAFATLSATELGAHAVRAALERSGVEAPDVDAVILGQVIQAGAGQGPARQTAILAGLGWDVPAVTINKLCLSGLTAVIDAARLIRTGEAAVVVAGGQESMTRTPHLLLGARDGVGVGAQPLEDALLHDGLLDPFDRRIMGRVTDDGNAERGIRRDRQDAYAALSHRRAAAARAAGVLAEEIVPVAVPQRRGEDVVVSEDDGIRPETSEEILAGLRPAFSPEGTITAGSSSPLTDGAAALVVASRGWARSRGLTWIAEIAEHGQVAGPDNSLHSQPSAAILRALARRGGTVADLDLIEINEAFASVVLQSADDLGLAPEAVNLDGGAIALGHPVGASGARLALHLALALRRRGGGLGVAALCGGGGQGEALLLQI; via the coding sequence GTGGCCGCAGACAACCTCGTCCCCGTGATCCTCGGGGGTGCCCGCACCCCCTTCGCCCGCTTCGGCGGCGCGTTCGCCACCCTGTCCGCGACGGAGCTCGGTGCTCACGCGGTCCGCGCGGCCCTCGAGCGCTCGGGCGTGGAGGCGCCCGACGTCGACGCGGTGATCCTCGGCCAGGTGATCCAGGCCGGGGCCGGGCAAGGGCCGGCGCGCCAGACGGCGATCCTCGCGGGCCTGGGCTGGGACGTGCCCGCCGTGACGATCAACAAGCTCTGCCTCTCGGGTCTCACCGCGGTGATCGATGCGGCCCGGCTCATCCGGACCGGCGAGGCGGCCGTCGTCGTCGCCGGTGGGCAGGAGTCCATGACTCGTACCCCCCACCTGCTCCTCGGCGCCCGCGACGGCGTCGGGGTCGGTGCGCAGCCGCTCGAGGACGCGCTTCTGCACGACGGGCTGCTCGACCCGTTCGACCGGCGGATCATGGGCCGGGTGACCGACGACGGGAACGCCGAGCGCGGCATCCGGCGGGATCGCCAGGACGCCTACGCGGCCCTCTCGCACCGACGGGCCGCGGCCGCCCGGGCGGCGGGGGTCCTCGCGGAGGAGATCGTGCCGGTGGCCGTGCCGCAGCGGCGGGGCGAGGACGTGGTCGTCTCGGAGGACGACGGGATCCGACCGGAGACGAGCGAGGAGATCCTCGCCGGCCTCCGACCCGCCTTCTCCCCGGAGGGGACGATCACCGCCGGCAGCTCCTCCCCCCTCACCGACGGAGCCGCGGCGCTGGTCGTCGCGAGCCGGGGCTGGGCGCGCTCGAGAGGGCTGACCTGGATCGCCGAGATCGCCGAGCACGGGCAGGTCGCCGGCCCCGACAACTCGCTGCACTCGCAGCCGTCGGCCGCGATCCTCCGCGCGCTCGCCCGGCGCGGCGGCACTGTCGCCGACCTCGACCTGATCGAGATCAACGAGGCGTTCGCGTCGGTCGTGCTGCAGTCGGCCGACGACCTGGGCCTGGCTCCCGAGGCGGTCAACCTCGACGGAGGCGCGATCGCGCTGGGCCACCCGGTCGGCGCCTCTGGCGCGCGTCTGGCTCTGCACCTCGCACTCGCGCTGCGGCGCCGCGGCGGCGGACTCGGCGTCGCCGCCCTCTGCGGTGGCGGCGGCCAGGGCGAGGCGCTCCTGCTGCAGATCTGA
- a CDS encoding NADP-dependent oxidoreductase: MARIVQYRRIGGPEVLEVVDVPEPEAPVGGLVVGIRAAGVNPIEWKIRSGVRPSPLLTEPRRLGSDGAGVVTAIGAGVDGRRVGDEVVVQGASGTYGTSVVVRPENLDAKPPTVSFEQAAALGIPIGTAYQAVVSLGVAEGSTFLVHAGAGAVGQAAVQFARERGARLIATASPANHERLRALGAEPVAYGPGLLARLLEAAPDGVDRVLDAAGTDEAVDASLALVRDPQHVGTVVVGARAAELGIRAWSGGNPVPLTPEELTLRREAIPHALRLLAEGRFTVELGPRFALEDVVDAHRASEDGHVRGKILLVP, encoded by the coding sequence GTGGCGAGGATCGTGCAGTACCGCCGGATCGGCGGACCGGAGGTGCTCGAGGTCGTCGACGTGCCCGAGCCCGAGGCTCCCGTGGGCGGCCTCGTGGTCGGGATCCGGGCTGCGGGCGTGAATCCGATCGAGTGGAAGATCCGCTCGGGTGTCCGACCGAGCCCGCTTCTCACGGAGCCGCGCCGGCTCGGCTCGGACGGGGCCGGAGTGGTGACCGCGATCGGCGCCGGAGTCGACGGCCGGCGCGTCGGGGACGAGGTCGTCGTGCAGGGCGCCTCCGGCACGTACGGCACCTCCGTCGTGGTCCGTCCCGAGAACCTCGATGCGAAGCCCCCGACCGTCTCGTTCGAGCAGGCGGCCGCGCTCGGCATCCCGATCGGCACCGCCTACCAGGCCGTCGTCTCGCTCGGCGTCGCCGAGGGCTCGACCTTCCTCGTGCACGCGGGGGCCGGAGCGGTCGGGCAGGCCGCCGTGCAGTTCGCCCGGGAGCGGGGCGCCCGGCTGATCGCGACCGCGAGCCCCGCGAACCACGAGCGGCTGCGTGCGCTCGGTGCAGAGCCGGTGGCCTACGGGCCGGGCCTGCTGGCCCGGCTGCTCGAGGCGGCTCCCGACGGCGTCGACCGCGTGCTGGACGCCGCGGGCACCGATGAGGCCGTGGACGCGTCGCTCGCCCTGGTCCGGGATCCGCAGCACGTGGGCACCGTCGTCGTGGGGGCGCGCGCGGCGGAGCTCGGCATCCGCGCCTGGTCGGGCGGCAACCCCGTACCGCTGACCCCGGAGGAGCTGACCCTCCGCCGCGAGGCGATCCCGCACGCCCTCCGGCTGCTCGCCGAGGGCCGCTTCACGGTCGAGCTCGGGCCGCGCTTCGCCCTCGAGGACGTCGTCGACGCCCACCGGGCGAGCGAGGACGGGCACGTCCGCGGGAAGATCCTCCTGGTGCCCTGA